The Clostridioides difficile genome has a segment encoding these proteins:
- a CDS encoding 3-methyl-2-oxobutanoate dehydrogenase subunit VorB, producing MAKILMKGNEAFGKAAIEAGCKYFFGYPITPQSELPEYLSRELPKIGGAFVQAESEVSAINMVYGGAGAGARVMTSSSSPGVALKQEGITYAVGAEVPCVVLNVMRGGPGLGSIQPSQADYFMSTRGGGNGDYRTPVFAPATVQEAVDMIMEAFDVADYYRSPVMVVADGMIGQMMEPVEFKAPEKKRELPPKDWATVGTKGKRVPNVINSLYLEPEVLEDHCWHLEAKFNEMEKNEVQYEMYKTEDAEFVFAAYGTTSRIVKSAIDILREEGIKAGLIRPKVLWPFPFEAFDQIPSARNILTVEMSMGQMVEDVKMAVEGKLPVYFHGRPGGMTPTPAEIVEKAKKIIAGELVAGGAR from the coding sequence ATGGCTAAGATACTTATGAAAGGTAACGAAGCATTTGGAAAAGCAGCTATAGAAGCTGGTTGCAAATATTTCTTCGGTTACCCAATAACTCCACAAAGTGAATTACCAGAATATTTATCAAGAGAGTTACCTAAAATAGGTGGAGCGTTCGTTCAAGCTGAATCAGAAGTTTCTGCAATAAACATGGTTTATGGTGGAGCAGGTGCAGGAGCAAGAGTTATGACTTCTTCATCTTCACCAGGAGTTGCTTTAAAACAAGAAGGTATAACATATGCAGTAGGAGCAGAAGTTCCTTGTGTTGTACTTAACGTAATGAGAGGTGGCCCAGGACTTGGAAGTATACAACCTTCACAAGCTGACTACTTCATGTCTACAAGAGGTGGAGGAAATGGAGACTACAGAACTCCAGTATTCGCACCAGCTACAGTTCAAGAAGCTGTTGATATGATAATGGAAGCTTTTGATGTTGCAGATTACTACAGATCACCTGTTATGGTAGTTGCAGATGGAATGATAGGTCAAATGATGGAGCCAGTTGAATTCAAAGCTCCTGAAAAGAAAAGAGAATTGCCTCCTAAAGATTGGGCAACTGTTGGAACTAAAGGAAAAAGAGTACCTAATGTAATAAACTCTTTATACTTAGAGCCAGAAGTATTAGAAGATCACTGTTGGCACTTAGAAGCTAAATTCAATGAAATGGAAAAAAATGAAGTACAATATGAAATGTACAAAACAGAAGATGCTGAATTTGTATTTGCAGCTTATGGAACTACTTCAAGAATAGTGAAAAGTGCAATTGATATATTAAGAGAAGAAGGAATAAAAGCAGGTCTTATAAGACCTAAAGTATTATGGCCATTCCCATTTGAAGCATTTGACCAAATCCCTAGTGCTAGAAACATATTAACTGTTGAAATGAGTATGGGACAAATGGTGGAAGATGTAAAAATGGCAGTAGAAGGTAAATTACCAGTTTACTTCCATGGAAGACCAGGAGGAATGACTCCAACACCAGCAGAAATAGTTGAAAAAGCTAAAAAAATTATTGCCGGAGAATTGGTTGCAGGAGGTGCTAGATAA
- a CDS encoding 4Fe-4S binding protein — translation MAKGKVSFNQERCKGCGLCVEACPVKIIQLDSNTINKKGYNPATVSEMEKCIGCASCATMCPDVVITVERD, via the coding sequence ATGGCTAAAGGAAAAGTATCTTTTAATCAAGAACGTTGTAAAGGTTGTGGATTATGTGTTGAAGCATGTCCAGTAAAAATCATACAATTAGACTCAAACACAATAAACAAAAAAGGGTATAACCCAGCAACTGTTTCTGAAATGGAAAAATGCATAGGATGTGCAAGTTGTGCGACTATGTGTCCAGATGTAGTTATAACAGTAGAAAGAGATTAA
- a CDS encoding ATP-binding protein, with translation MITNDKRIRIITGHYGSGKSEFAMNYVVKLRDMVSGKVAIADLDVVNVYFRTREKKDLMKSLGIQPIDSSINAPTLDLPAVSAEVMSPMVDHSYNSVIDLGGDNVGARVIGRFSHLLKEGDYDMLFVINANREKTQTSEEVIQYIKEIEKSSKLKVTGLINNTHLIRFTTIDDVLRGQKVAEEVSKECNIPIRYVACLENLVEQLPKDLEGEIFPIKLYMREDWM, from the coding sequence ATGATAACTAATGATAAAAGAATAAGAATCATAACAGGTCACTATGGAAGTGGTAAAAGTGAATTTGCGATGAACTATGTTGTTAAATTAAGAGATATGGTTTCTGGCAAAGTTGCTATAGCTGATTTGGATGTGGTAAATGTATACTTTAGAACTAGAGAAAAGAAAGATCTAATGAAATCTTTAGGTATACAACCAATAGATAGTTCAATTAATGCTCCAACATTAGACTTACCAGCAGTATCAGCAGAAGTAATGTCACCTATGGTTGATCATTCATACAATTCTGTTATAGACTTAGGTGGAGATAATGTAGGTGCTAGAGTTATAGGAAGATTTAGTCATTTATTAAAAGAAGGCGACTATGACATGCTTTTTGTAATAAATGCGAATAGGGAGAAAACTCAAACTTCTGAAGAAGTTATCCAATATATAAAGGAAATAGAAAAATCTTCTAAATTAAAGGTAACAGGTCTAATTAATAATACTCATCTTATTAGATTTACTACTATTGATGACGTTTTAAGAGGTCAAAAAGTTGCAGAAGAAGTTTCTAAGGAATGTAATATACCGATAAGATATGTTGCATGCTTAGAAAATCTTGTTGAACAATTACCAAAAGATTTAGAGGGAGAAATTTTTCCAATAAAATTATATATGAGAGAAGACTGGATGTAG
- the buk gene encoding butyrate kinase — MSKKFKILTINPGSTSTKIAVFDNEDLVFEKTLRHSSEEIGKYEKVSDQFEFRKQVIEEALKEGGVKTSELDAVVGRGGLLKPIKGGTYSVSAAMIEDLKVGVLGEHASNLGGIIAKQIGDEVNVPSYIVDPVVVDELEDIARISGMPEISRASVVHALNQKAIARRYAREINKKYEDINLIVAHMGGGVSVGAHKNGRIVDVANALDGEGPFSPERSGGLPVGALVKMCFSGKYTQDEIKKKIKGNGGLVAYLNTNDAREVEERIEAGDEKAKLLYEAMAYQISKEIGSSAAVLKGDVKAILLTGGIAYSKMFTEMIEDRVKFIADVKVYPGEDEMIALAQGGLRVLTGEEEAQVYDN, encoded by the coding sequence ATGAGCAAAAAATTTAAAATCTTAACAATAAATCCTGGTTCGACATCAACTAAAATAGCTGTATTTGATAATGAGGATTTAGTATTTGAAAAAACTTTAAGACACTCCTCAGAAGAAATAGGAAAGTATGAGAAGGTGTCAGACCAATTTGAATTCCGTAAACAAGTAATAGAAGAAGCATTAAAAGAAGGTGGAGTAAAAACATCTGAATTAGATGCTGTAGTAGGTAGAGGAGGACTTCTTAAACCTATAAAAGGTGGTACTTATTCAGTAAGTGCTGCTATGATTGAAGATTTAAAAGTAGGAGTTTTAGGAGAACATGCTTCAAACTTAGGTGGAATAATAGCAAAGCAAATAGGTGATGAAGTAAATGTTCCTTCATACATAGTAGACCCTGTTGTTGTGGATGAACTAGAAGATATTGCTAGAATTTCTGGTATGCCTGAAATAAGTAGAGCAAGTGTAGTACATGCTTTAAATCAAAAGGCAATAGCAAGAAGATATGCTAGAGAAATAAACAAGAAATATGAAGATATAAATCTTATAGTTGCTCACATGGGTGGAGGAGTTTCTGTTGGAGCTCATAAAAATGGTAGAATAGTAGATGTTGCAAACGCATTAGATGGAGAAGGTCCTTTCTCTCCAGAAAGAAGTGGTGGATTACCAGTAGGAGCATTAGTAAAAATGTGCTTCAGTGGAAAATATACTCAAGATGAAATTAAAAAGAAAATAAAAGGTAATGGTGGATTAGTTGCATACTTAAACACTAATGATGCTAGAGAAGTTGAAGAAAGAATAGAAGCTGGTGATGAAAAGGCTAAATTATTATATGAAGCTATGGCATATCAAATCTCTAAAGAGATAGGATCTAGTGCAGCAGTTCTTAAGGGAGATGTAAAAGCAATACTATTAACTGGTGGAATCGCATATTCAAAAATGTTTACAGAAATGATTGAAGATAGAGTTAAATTTATAGCAGATGTAAAAGTTTATCCAGGAGAAGATGAAATGATTGCATTAGCTCAAGGTGGACTTAGAGTTTTAACTGGTGAAGAAGAGGCTCAAGTTTATGATAACTAA
- the ptb gene encoding phosphate butyryltransferase, with protein sequence MRSFEEVIKFAKERGPKTISVACCQDKEVLMAVEMARKEKIANAILIGDIEKTKEIAKSIDMDIENYEVIDIKDLAEASLKSVELVSQGKADMVMKGLVDTSIILKAVLNKEVGLRTGNVLSHVAVFDVEGYDRLFFVTDAAMNLAPDTNTKKQIIENACTVAHSLDISEPKVAAICAKEKVNPKMKDTVEAKELEEMYERGEIKGCMVGGPFAIDNAVSLEAAKHKGIDHPVAGRADILLAPDIEGGNILYKALVFFSKSKNAGVIVGAKAPIILTSRADSEETKLNSIALGVLMAAKA encoded by the coding sequence ATGAGAAGTTTTGAAGAAGTAATTAAGTTTGCAAAAGAAAGAGGACCTAAAACTATATCAGTAGCATGTTGTCAAGATAAAGAAGTTTTAATGGCAGTTGAAATGGCTAGAAAAGAAAAAATAGCAAATGCCATTTTAATAGGTGATATAGAAAAGACTAAAGAAATTGCAAAAAGCATAGACATGGATATCGAAAATTATGAAGTAATAGATATAAAAGATTTAGCAGAAGCATCTCTAAAATCTGTTGAATTAGTTTCACAAGGAAAAGCCGATATGGTAATGAAAGGCTTAGTAGACACATCAATAATACTAAAAGCAGTTTTAAACAAAGAAGTAGGTCTTAGAACTGGTAATGTATTAAGCCACGTAGCAGTATTTGATGTAGAGGGGTATGACAGATTATTTTTCGTAACTGATGCAGCTATGAACTTAGCTCCTGATACAAATACTAAAAAGCAAATCATAGAAAATGCTTGCACAGTAGCACATTCATTAGATATAAGCGAACCAAAAGTTGCTGCAATATGTGCAAAAGAAAAAGTAAATCCAAAAATGAAAGATACAGTTGAAGCTAAAGAACTTGAAGAAATGTATGAAAGAGGAGAAATCAAGGGTTGTATGGTTGGTGGACCTTTTGCAATAGATAATGCAGTGTCTTTAGAAGCAGCTAAACATAAAGGTATAGATCATCCTGTAGCAGGAAGAGCTGATATATTATTGGCTCCAGATATCGAAGGTGGTAATATATTATATAAAGCTTTAGTATTTTTCTCAAAATCAAAAAATGCAGGAGTTATAGTTGGAGCTAAAGCACCAATAATATTAACTTCTAGAGCAGATAGTGAAGAAACTAAACTTAACTCAATAGCTTTGGGCGTTTTAATGGCTGCAAAGGCTTAA